The following coding sequences are from one Culex quinquefasciatus strain JHB chromosome 1, VPISU_Cqui_1.0_pri_paternal, whole genome shotgun sequence window:
- the LOC6041126 gene encoding uncharacterized protein LOC6041126, which translates to MTSIGLLGVGPQIDTCSVRGRQYYAAQFAKTKKSVCPETSQTAVVPCGRPSPRTVLYGETVEKIQVKDNRETRVVRFLHAIILGGVDVRTFPLAKRSALCTKFANTLNLLLYHLSPTRSARFRFVPSSCTRSLK; encoded by the coding sequence ATGACAAGCATTGGGCTTCTGGGAGTTGGACCACAAATCGACACTTGCTCCGTCCGCGGACGTCAATACTACGCTGCTCAATTCGCCAAAACGAAAAAATCCGTTTGTCCGGAAACATCCCAAACGGCAGTCGTCCCCTGCGGCAGACCATCGCCGCGAACGGTGCTGTACGGAGAAACCGTCGAGAAGATTCAAGTCAAGGACAACCGGGAAACCCGCGTGGTACGCTTTCTACACGCAATCATCCTCGGCGGCGTCGACGTCCGCACCTTCCCGCTGGCCAAGCGCAGCGCACTCTGCACCAAGTTCGCAAACACGCTGAACCTGCTGCTGTACCACCTCAGCCCAACCCGGTCCGCCCGGTTCCGGTTTGTGCCAAGCAGCTGTACGCGCTCGCTGAAATGA